The Echeneis naucrates chromosome 23, fEcheNa1.1, whole genome shotgun sequence genome has a segment encoding these proteins:
- the shank3b gene encoding SH3 and multiple ankyrin repeat domains protein 3 isoform X3: MIARDNRRLLTATRQALLLPGTTTGMTRPLETALSSVSASRTFSRRSVCGWTQSYQFGPPAFNGRAGKFLDEERLLKEYPLPPITPIPYLEFRYKRRVYTQSYVDDKQLAKLHTKANLKRFMEHVHQKNVEKVSKWLEKGLDPNFHDSDNGECPLTLAVQLEESCELIKVLRSGGAHLDFRTRDGITALHRAVLCRNSAALTTLLDLGASPDYKDSRGLTPLYHSAMVGGAPYCCELLLQDHASIGMTDENGWQEIHQACRYGNVQHLEHLLFYGADMSSQNASGNTALHLCALYNQDSCARVLLFRGANKDIKNYNNQTAFQVAIIAGNFDLAEIIKIHKTSDVVPFRETPSYTKRRRVGMTRTAAGNGLSSPRSLIRSASDNALESPASSPGPSLQSLETHHDTHTHSLRRHTRRLSPSGGGHVETSPPPSPPLTPQLRKRRLYSAVPGRTFIATRSHVPQGPGEIQLHRGERVKVLSIGEGGFWEGSVKGRTGWFPAECVEEVQMRQYDPRLETREDRTKRLFRHYTVGSYDNYTSYSDYVIEEKTAVLQKRESEGFGFVLRGAKAETPIEEFAPTPAFPALQYLESVDQGGVAWRAGLRTGDFLIEVNGTDVVKVGHRQVVALIRQGGSRLLMKVVSVSRKSESNLIRKKAPPPPKRAPSTSLTLRSKSMTADLEEIARRRRFEKLDEMLASGQQEVVLRARPSDDFRAATVKQRPTSRRITQAEINSLFERQGLVPPTAPEKSTMALPRGMSRTKSFGTPEDDRISALINESRFPRSSSLTDSFIPPPPQTAPPPPPSASSASSLFLLDSGPPPSFLPPPPPARGEGLTRSSFKPGAEPRLQELSDSPTRSHAHAERQRKARSMIILQDTPPPLQPDVHATATHTATHTLHTATHTSTLSLHSTSPALGHSPLSRRRGRPIENPYANVGQQAPPTKPQRRKSPLLKQLPVEEQGLGIKDHDSSKSDGGGPGSPSRAELYQQQVLSERARVQGRRSSLFLSVEGAGSENQVPPLLTQSHSMDDLGELPPPAPVLSPSPTPHTFLHPLTGKPLDPSSPLALALAARERALTARTPSPEPRTKHASSSTTPIPTPAASPEGRHKRTPIATPQSSPEPRSKRTTPQTSPEQRTKRTTPQTSPELRHKRITPPLFPDGQVERPETEGGVTSPAGPSPERWRPSPLPSLANESHSALIDRRRSLTVGSSEEEGGAYTVTLPPALLSSSDEETREELRRIGLVTPPPAFASPPAPPTPSSLTLLPRRSGEGGGGESGPDSLGRRDEEEGGDERLHDSSSSPSSLPPSITLASPPAPSSPSSPPAAHPSPSSAVTSPSGLKPRLRSPIGRGRSALRDPLLKQSSDSELLPSAASSSSPSSPLCSSPTGGGGRQPRYLFQRRSKLWGGGDDRGEERRGISPEEGGGRPAALGGQGSGSAVDLTSRSASALELSGRAGSGLDLANRLQLLNKDSHSLGEEPSPLDPGRRSPVGGARCVDRGESKSLFSSLGELHTISQRGFGASYTVRPGSRYPVTRRSPSPSASPADRSIGLTSSAAPCSERPDLSSGRGLTILKSSSLSLPSEPKEVRFVMRSASARTRSRSPSPSPHASPCPSPVLSGPLLALRPWRQRPLNLWNKYDVGDWLESVGLAEHRQRFQEHEIEGSHLPALTKEDYVELGVTRLGHRINIERALRQLLDGST; the protein is encoded by the exons ATGATCGCCCGCGACAACAGGCGGTTACTAACGGCAACCCGACAGGCTCTGCTGTTGCCAGGGACGACGACGGGGATGACACGCCCCCTGGAAACAGCATTGTCGTCCGTATCGGCATCCCGGACCTTCAGCAGacg AAGTGTTTGCGGTTGGACCCAGAGTTACCAGTTTGGACCA CCGGCGTTCAACGGCCGAGCCGGAAAGTTTCTGGACGAGGAGCGCCTGCTGAAGGAGTATCCCCTCCCCCCCATCACCCCCATCCCCTACCTGGAG tTTCGTTATAAGAGGAGAGTTTACACTCAGAGCTACGTGGATGATAAACAGCTGGCCAAGTTACACACCAAG GCCAATCTGAAGCGTTTCATGGAGCACGTGCATCAGAAGAACGTGGAGAAGGTTTCCAAGTGGCTGGAGAAAGGCCTGGACCCCAACTTCCATGACTCGGACAATGGGG aGTGTCCTCTGACTCTGGCCGTGCAGTTGGAGGAAAGCTGCGAGCTGATCAAAGTTCTCCGCAGCGGTGGAGCTCACCTGGACTTCAGGACCCGGGACGGCATCACGGCCCTCCATCGAGCCGTCCTCTGCAGGAACAGCGCAGCTCTGACT ACCCTGCTGGACCTCGGAGCCTCTCCGGACTACAAGGACAGCAGAGGCCTCACGCCTCTGTATCACTCTGCCATGGTGGGCGGCGCCCCCTACTGCtgcgagctgctgctgcaggaccaCGCCAGCATCG GAATGACTGATGAGAACGGGTGGCAGGAAATCCACCAg GCATGTCGCTATGGTAACGTGCAGCACTTGGAGCACCTGCTGTTCTACGGTGCTGACATGAGCTCCCAGAATGCATCTGGAAACACCGCACTGCACCTTTGTGCGCTCTATAACCag GACAGTTGTGCGAGAGTGCTGCTGTTCAGAGGAGCCAACAAAGACATCAAGAACTACAACAACCAGACAGCCTTTCag gtGGCGATCATTGCTGGGAACTTTGATCTTGCAGAAATCATAAAGATCCATAAAACTTCTGATGTTG TTCCCTTCAGAGAAACTCCCTCCTACACAAAACGTCGCCGAGTCGGAATGACCAGGACGGCAGCAGGAAACGGTCTGTCGTCACCGCGCTCTCTGATTCGCTCAGCCAGTGACAATGCTTTGGAAAGCCCCGCCTCCTCCCCTGGCCCCTCCCTCCAAAGTCTGGAGACTCACCacgatacacacacacactctctacGGCGACACACACGCCGACTCAG CCCGAGTGGTGGAGGTCATGTGGAGACCAgcccgcccccctcccctcctctgacCCCCcaactgaggaagaggaggctttACAGCGCCGTACCAGGACGCACCTTCATCGCCACGAGGTCCCACGTCCCCCAGGGGCCCGGCGAGATCCAGCTGCACCGAGGAgagagggtcaaag TGTTGTCTATCGGAGAAGGAGGATTCTGGGAAGGAAGTGTTAAAGGAAGAACCGGCTGGTTTCCTGCTGAATGTGTTGAAGAAGTCCAGATGAGACAGTACGACCCCAGACTGG AGACGAGGGAGGACCGAACCAAGAGGCTGTTCAGACATTACACTGTAGGATCCTACGACAACTACACCTCCTACAG CGACTACGTTATTGAGGAGAAGACGGCCGTGctgcagaagagagagagcgagggattCGGCTTCGTCCTCAGAGGAGCTAAAG CTGAGACGCCCATCGAGGAGTTTGCCCCCACTCCGGCATTTCCCGCTCTTCAGTACCTGGAGTCAGTTGATCAGGGGGGCGTGGCTTGGAGGGCGGGGTTACGAACTGGAGACTTCCTCATAGAG GTGAACGGTACCGACGTGGTGAAGGTGGGTCACCGTCAGGTGGTCGCTCTGATCCGACAGGGAGGAAGCCGCCTGTTGATGAAAGTCGTGTCTGTTTCCAGAAAATCTGAATCCAACCTGATCAGGAAGAAAG CTCCGCCCCCTCCGAAACGAGCCCCGAGCACATCGCTGACTCTCCGGTCCAAGTCCATGACCGCCGACCTGGAGGAGATag CCAGGAGGAGACGCTTCG AGAAGCTGGACGAGATGTTGGCCAGCGGCCAGCAGGAAGTGGTCCTGAGGGCGCGTCCGTCCGATGACTTCAGAGCGGCAACGGTCAAACAGCGACCGACCAGCCGACGGATCACACAGGCTGAGATTAAT tccCTGTTTGAGCGTCAGGGCCTGGTGCCCCCCACCGCCCCCGAAAAGAGCACCATGGCCTTACCCAGAGGGATGTCCAGGACCAAGAGCTTCG GGACACCTGAGGACGACAGGATCTCCGCTCTGATCAATGAGAGTCGGTTTCCACGGAGCTCCTCGCTGACAGACAGcttcatccctcctcctcctcaaacagctccgcctcctcctccctccgcctcctcagcctcctcactTTTCCTCCTTGACTCCGGGccacctccctccttccttccccctcctccccctgccAGAGGTGAGGGGCTTACCCGCTCCAGCTTCAAGCCGGGAGCAGAGCCAAGGCTGCAAGAGCTCTCTGATTCGCCGACAAGGAGCCACGCCCACGCCGAGCGGCAGAGGAAGGCGAGGTCGATGATCATCCTGCAGGACACGCCTCCGCCGCTGCAGCCCGACGTTCACGCCACCGCCACGCACACCGCTACTCACACGCTTCATACAGCCACGCACACTTCCACACTGTCTCTCCACAGCACCAGCCCCGCCCTCGGCCACTCACCACTGTCACGCCGCCGGGGTAGACCAATAGAAAACCCTTATGCTAACGTGGGACAGCAGGCTCCGCCCACCAaaccacagaggaggaagtcACCTTTGTTGAAACAGCTTCCTGTAGAGGAGCAGG GTCTTGGAATCAAAGATCATGATTCCTCCAAATCAGATGGAGGCGGGCCCGGCAGCCCAAGCAGAGCGGAGCTGTACCAGCAGCAGGTTCTTTCTGAGCGCGCCCGGGTTCAGGGGCGCcggtcctctctcttcctgtctgtcgAGGGGGCGGGCTCAGAAAACCAAGTGCCGCCTCTCCTGACTCAGAGCCACTCGATGGACGACCTTGGCGAGCTTCCTCCTCCGGCCCCGGTTCTATCGCCTTCGCCAACGCCCCACACCTTCCTCCACCCGCTGACGGGGAAACCTCTGG ATCCGTCCTCTCCGCTCGCTCTGGCTCTCGCTGCACGAGAACGAGCGCTGACAGCCCGAACCCCGAGCCCCGAGCCTCGGACTAAACACGCCTCTTCTTCCACCACACCCATCCCCACCCCCGCTGCCAGCCCGGAGGGCAGACACAAGCGCACCCCTATTGCCACCCCACAGAGCAGCCCTGAGCCCCGGTCAAAGCGCACCACCCCTCAAACGAGCCCAGAGCAGCGAACCAAGCGCACTACACCACAAACCAGCCCTGAGCTACGGCATAAACGCATAACCCCGCCCCTCTTCCCGGACGGACAGGTGGAGCGTCcagaaacagagggaggagtgACATCACCAGCTGGCCCCTCCCCTGAACGCTGGAGACCTTCCCCTTTGCCGTCGCTGGCCAATGAGAGTCACTCTGCTCTGATTGACAGACGCAGAAGCCTCACAGTGGGCAGCTCAGAGGAAGAGGGCGGAGCTTACACAGTGACACTCCCACCAGCATTGTTGTCATCCAGCGATGAGGAAACTCGGGAGGAGCTACGCAGAATTGGTCTGGTGACTCCTCCCCCTGCTTTTGCCagtcctcctgctcctcctacCCCATCCTCTCTCACCCTGTTGCCACGACGAAGCGGGGAGGGAGGCGGAGGGGAGAGTGGCCCCGACTCCCTGGGAAGACgagatgaggaggaaggaggtgaCGAACGGCTCCACGATagctcctcctcccccagctcacttcctccctccattACTTTGGCCTCCCCTCCTGCTCCGtcctcaccctcctctccaCCTGCTGCTCACCCATCTCCCTCCTCCGCCGTCACTTCCCCATCCGGCCTAAAGCCCCGCCTTCGTTCGCCAATTGGCCGAGGCCGGTCAGCGCTTCGAGACCCGCTGCTGAAACAATCCTCTGACAGCGAGCTCCTCCCCTCAGCTgcatcctcttcctcaccaTCCTCGCCGCTCTGTTCCTCCCCAACAGGCGGCGGTGGCCGGCAGCCACGATACCTGTTCCAGAGGAGGTCCAAGCTGTGGGGTGGAGGGGACGACCGAGGGGAGGAGCGCCGGGGCATCAGCccggaggagggaggaggccGCCCGGCGGCGTTGGGAGGTCAGGGGTCGGGATCAGCTGTGGATCTCACCAGCCGCTCAGCGTCGGCGCTGGAGTTGAGCGGCAGAGCTGGATCCGGACTGGACCTCGCTAAtcggctgcagctgctgaacaaAGACAGTCACTCTCTGGGGGAGGAGCCAAGCCCCCTGGACCCTGGACGGAGGTCACCAGTAGGCGGAGCTAG atgtgtggacagaggagagagtAAATC GCTGTTTTCCAGTCTCGGCGAACTCCACACCATCTCCCAGCGAGGATTTGGCGCCAGCTATACGGTCCGACCAGGAAGTCGCTACCCTGTAACCCGCCGGagcccctccccctctgcctcCCCCGCTGATAGGTCAATAGGGCTCACTTCCTCCGCCGCTCCCTGCTCTGAGAGGCCAGATCTGAGCTCGGGTCGCGGTCTGACCATCCTGAAGTCGTCCAGTCTCAGCCTCCCCTCAGAACCGAAGGAGGTTCGGTTCGTGATGCGGAGCGCCAGCGCACGAACCAGATCCCGTTCCCCTTCGCCGTCACCCCACGCCTCACCATGCCCCTCTCCGGTCCTCAGTGGCCCCCTGCTGGCCCTTCGGCCATGGCGGCAGCGGCCCCTCAACCTGTGGAACAAATACGACGTGGGGGACTGGCTGGAGAGCGTCGGCCTGGCCGAACACCGCCAGCGCTTCCAGGAGCACGAGATCGAAGGCTCCCATCTCCCCGCCCTCACCAAGGAGGACTATGTGGAGCTGGGTGTCACCAGACTGGGACACCGTATCAACATCGAGAGGGCACTCAGACAGCTGCTGGATGGTTCCACTTGA